A stretch of the Papaver somniferum cultivar HN1 chromosome 6, ASM357369v1, whole genome shotgun sequence genome encodes the following:
- the LOC113289266 gene encoding DNA-directed RNA polymerase III subunit RPC5-like: MDMDLDDLELTDQPNRVTTSSRPTRFAPKSAKLKPIPKSVPVILPEPEKTLILPKKQEDIISIPHKNELEGVKQDEESKEEVESKELVESMEVDNDEDDEVVREIDVFFKPSPIDVDTQLYVLQYPLRPSWRPYDMEKCQEVRVKPKKVQVEIDLSLDMDENYDVDVDEHLRITKQTLLSQKVLLTRGCAVGVLVRNKLHLNPVNAAVQLRPSMEHVIPDNLKKKKKNIVEATVKSEKTNGGPGPSRTKGNLVRPLNGPDIEVDEPWVSLEYHGVDSIFSSRFRQKMTSEESTPIQFSMNPYDYVNSLCPPTPIEDNRSKSSLRRLCMSLPLEEKFKKWFSEGDQVNRFASIKYLAPYDPEEIVLQEIQKHANLVQGLWVCRTNLLPLKGAEAAARDYILCLFRKSDLIPAKILSEYRKETVKEIMTSLAVYRDTCRDWKFKVPTDVQFIKDHPEIVKEQESLWVIREKKMIEMLNERSMRMKLKPSMATKFPASGNTNSGVKKSVNETSSTASMSDETREALPKVLEDIFRQDKICSLQLIRHRLREQAVEKSARPKPQSRAFRAAALGADIPPSELEPLISQVATNIHGVYVAKSSENTTPNPLRDIVIQLFSAKEPHAKLRKADVAEAAKYVLKREMTNAEYSQVTSELCVSVKGNAWVLKSGDEGAK, from the exons AGAAACAAGAAGACATAATAAGTATACCTCATAAAAACGAACTAGAAGGCGTAAAACAAGATGAAGAATCGAAAGAAGAAGTAGAATCAAAAGAATTAGTAGAATCGATGGAAGTAgataatgatgaggatgatgaagttgTTAGAGAAATTGATGTTTTCTTTAAACCCTCACCAATCGATGTTGATACCCAA TTATATGTTCTTCAGTATCCATTAAGACCTAGTTGGAGGCCATATGATATGGAGAAGTGTCAAGAG GTTAGAGTGAAACCCAAAAAGGTGCAAGTTGAAATTGATTTATCACTGGATATGGACGAAAATTATGATGTTGATGTCGACGAACATTTGAGGATAACAAAGCAG ACATTGTTATCGCAGAAGGTGCTGCTGACCAGAGGATGTGCTGTTGGGGTTCTTGTTAGAAATAAG TTACACCTAAATCCTGTAAATGCAGCTGTACAGCTGCGGCCATCGATGGAGCACGTTATTCCCGataatttgaagaagaagaagaagaatattgtaGAAGCTACTGTAAAGTCTGAAAAGACAAATGGAGGACCCGGGCCCTCAAGGACGAAA GGGAACTTGGTGAGGCCGTTGAATGGACCGGATATTGAGGTTGATGAG CCTTGGGTTTCTCTTGAATATCATGGTGTGGATAGCATCTTCTCAAGCAGATTTCGCCAGAAAATGACATCAGAAGAGAGCACTCCGATTCAATTTTCCATGAATCC GTATGATTATGTGAATTCGCTATGTCCTCCAACACCAATCGAAGACAATAGAAGTAAAAGTTCTCTAAGAAG GCTCTGTATGTCTCTGCCGCTGGAGGAGAAGTTTAAAAAATGGTTCTCTGAG GGGGATCAAGTGAATCGGTTTGCTTCAATTAAGTACCTCGCTCCGTATGACCCCGAGGAAATTGTTCTCCAAGAGATTCAAAAGCATGCTAATTTAGtgcaaggattgtgggtgtgcaGGACCAATTTGTTGCCACTTAAAGGCGCTGAAGCTGCAGCGAGAGACTACATTCTCTGTTTATTTAGGAAGAGTGATTTAATCCCTGCGAAGATACTTTCGGAGTATCGTAAAGAAACAGTGAAAGAGATCATGACTTCACTAGCTGTTTATAGAGATACATGTCGTGATTGGAAATTTAAGGTTCCTACAGATGTGCAATTTATTAAGGATCATCCAGAAATAGTGAAGGAGCAGGAGAGTCTTTGGGTGATTCGTGAAAAGAAAATGATTGAGATGCTCAATGAGCGTTCCATGAGAATGAAACTAAAACCAAGCATGGCAACAAAGTTTCCTGCATCTGGTAATACCAATTCAGGAGTAAAGAAAAGTGTAAATGAAACATCTAGTACGGCGTCAATGTCAGATGAAACGCGAGAAGCGCTGCCCAAGGTCTTGGAAGATATATTCCGACAGGACAAGATTTGCAG CTTGCAACTTATCCGGCATAGATTGAGGGAGCAGGCTGTTGAAAAATCTGCCCGTCCAAAACCGCAATCTAGGGCTTTCAGAGCTGCTGCCCTTGGTGCTGACATTCCTCCATCTGAGCTCGAGCCTCTTATTAGTCAAGTTGCAACAAATATCCATGGAGTCTATGTTGCTAAGTCGTCAGAAAATACAACACCCAACCCTTTGAG GGATATTGTAATTCAGCTTTTTTCAGCTAAGGAACCCCATGCAAAGCTGAGGAAGGCAGATGTAGCTGAAGCTGCCAAGTATGTACTTAAAAGGGAGATGACAAATGCAGAGTATTCCCAG GTAACTAGTGAACTCTGTGTTTCTGTCAAAGGCAACGCTTGGGTCTTGAAAAGCGGTGATGAAGGTGCAAAATAA